The DNA window GGTAATGAGGTGCGCGCTCGATTATTTTATCAATAAAATATTGTCTTTCAGGCCTTGGGCCAACTATTGACATTTCGCCTTTCAAAACATTGATGAATTGCGGTATTTCATCAATTCGCGTTTTTCTCATAAATCTGCCCCAAGGTGTGATTCTAGTATCGTTTTTTGAACTCAATGCCGGACCGTTTTTTTCAGAATCCATATACATCGATCGGAATTTTAAAATTTTAAATTTTCTGCCTTTATATCCGATTCTTTCCTGTTTAAAAAACACCGGACCTTTGGACGTTGTTTTAGTGATAATTCCAAAAATCAGGATTAATGGCGAACCAATGATTAATACCAGCAAAGAGATGGTAAAATCTCCAAAACGTTTAATTAGCTTCTGCCAACCAGGCAGCAGTTCCTGTCTGATTTCGATAAGTGGTGTTCCAAAAAAATGACTCACCTTAACAGATCCTAATAGAATTTGGTAGATATCAGGAGTAACAGAAATCTTTACATCGATTCCAGCCAGGCGGTCTAAAATTTCACTAAGTCTGGGGTAGTTTTCTGAATTAAGTGCAATTATTACCTCTTCGGTATTTGTTCTTCGAATTACTTTTTCCAGATTATCTAGACTACCAAAATCTCGTAAATTGAGCTCAGGGTTAAATTTAGAATTATCAGGATAAAGTACCCCAATAATATTTAATCCCAGATATCGGTGAAATTTTAAGAGTTCTGAGAGCAATTCCTCAGCCACATCCCCAGTGCCAATAATTATGGAATTGAACTGAATTTTCCCTTTTATCATTTGATTTTTTAACCAGGTCATGAGAATTAACTTTTCAATCAGAATGGCGATCAGTTGAATTCCAAATAGAGCTGAAAATGTGAGGTAATATTGGGTGTATTTTGTAACACCGACGTCATCGAGTAATATGATAAAAAAAAGGACTATTACCCCAAAGAAAGTGGAAACGACTAGAGAAAAGGTATCTTTTAAGCGCGACCTTCTATGTACCCTATCATAAAATCCCCAGGACCAGTAAATTAATATCCAAAACAAGCCCACCGTAAGTGAAGCATAAACAAATTTTGGTGTTAACCCGATAATCTCTTCATCGAGAATGTATTTTCTATACTGGTAAAAAATACCATAGGCTATTACAGAAATAAAATAATCTGCAAATACAAAAAGGACAGTATTGATTCTTCGTTTCAAATTTCCGGTACAATCAATCGTATATTGTCAATCGCCAGGTAATAATCCTCAGAACCGTCTGAGGGAGGGCTACTAAACACGAGGTTAAAGGCTTGTCCTGGTGCAATTGAAAAATCATCTATTAATGCAAAATAAACTTTTGTCCATCCATCAGGGCTGGCTGTCAAAAAAGGCGTAATTCTAAAATAAAATTGACTATTTATTTCCAATCCTGTAGTAAAAATAATATTGGATTTGTAATCGAATTCCATCCAAACCTGGCTTGCATTTAATGGGACTCCAAATTGCTCAGATGTTATAAAACTTATGCTATCGGTTGAGCCTGCACTTATTTCGACAAGACCAAGTGCTGTTCCATTGATATCTATAAACAATTCGCTGTTTGAGGAATCTTTGTTAATTACCTGTAATGTAGAAGGGCAGCCAAGACAGGATCTGTACTTTCGGGTTAGACCGGTTTCAAAATCATCCGTTGCTTCCTGAACAAAAAAAGCATCATCGGTATAAGAAGTATTTGGTTTAACTTCAATTATTTCACCTTTTTCTAATATTAATTGCTCTGTATACCCATTATAATAAGGATATATTTCATGTATACTGTTGAATCCCGCATCCTTGACTATTCCCGGTCTTAATGTAACTAAACTAGATCCCGATCTTAAAACAGGAATTGTTATGCTTTCATCATTAAATGAGTAAACACCAATAAAAATATTATCAACTGTTACCCATACATCCTGAACATTGGCCGAAGGCGGTAAATCATTAATTCCCTCAACTTCAAATTTCGAAATCTTTAAATAGCTGGGTATTTCTTCTGATGGATTTATTACATCACAAGCAGCAAGAATTAAGCTAAGGAAAAATAATTTTAATGTAGTTTTAAACATTGATAGGCTTAAGTTTTAAAAGTAGCTATTAATTATTAACGGAGAAAGCTATAATTTCTGATGGTATTTAAGGATGATTACAAACATAAGGGATTAAGAAAAAGATTAGTTAAGACAATTCAGAGCAAAGGTATAAAAGATGAAAATGTATTGGAGGCTATTTCAAAAGTCCCCAGACATATTTATTTCGACAATGCACTTTTGCATCACGCCTATGAAGACAAGGC is part of the Hyphobacterium sp. CCMP332 genome and encodes:
- a CDS encoding sugar transferase, yielding MKRRINTVLFVFADYFISVIAYGIFYQYRKYILDEEIIGLTPKFVYASLTVGLFWILIYWSWGFYDRVHRRSRLKDTFSLVVSTFFGVIVLFFIILLDDVGVTKYTQYYLTFSALFGIQLIAILIEKLILMTWLKNQMIKGKIQFNSIIIGTGDVAEELLSELLKFHRYLGLNIIGVLYPDNSKFNPELNLRDFGSLDNLEKVIRRTNTEEVIIALNSENYPRLSEILDRLAGIDVKISVTPDIYQILLGSVKVSHFFGTPLIEIRQELLPGWQKLIKRFGDFTISLLVLIIGSPLILIFGIITKTTSKGPVFFKQERIGYKGRKFKILKFRSMYMDSEKNGPALSSKNDTRITPWGRFMRKTRIDEIPQFINVLKGEMSIVGPRPERQYFIDKIIERAPHYRHLHKVKPGITSLGQIKVGYAENIDQMIKRLKYDIIYMENMSIALDLRILFFTIFIILQGRGK